From a region of the Campylobacter showae genome:
- a CDS encoding molybdopterin molybdotransferase MoeA, producing MKEFMSYEASLEILHSTLAPWDRVEKVTLTQALDRRIAVDIAAQDNYPERPVSAMDGYAFAWREDLSELELITDLPAGSDKGLKVEGVKCVKTFTGSLMSEGTDTLIPVENVEVVGSKVVIKKPVPKGFAVREVGESYKKGEILIKKGATIGYAETALLAELGIFNVSVFVRPRVAVLATGSEIKDLGEPLENAAQIHSSNHVGIAAMVRKMGGEPVLCEIVRDRAELVKDAIVRALKSADVLVTTGGISMGDYDFVKGALGENFDIIIDGAAIKPGRHIKVAKAGEKYIFALPGFPYSAMVMCVLYVRVLLNAWFGASEPKITAIMDEDYKKRSPFLEFTAVNLVNRDGKIYVNLDGKKLGSSAIVNNLTGGAALLIIPKETEFIAKGEIVEVLKMV from the coding sequence ATGAAAGAATTTATGAGTTATGAGGCCTCTCTTGAAATTTTACACTCTACGCTGGCTCCTTGGGACCGCGTAGAAAAGGTCACTCTCACGCAGGCACTTGATCGCCGTATCGCCGTAGATATCGCGGCGCAGGACAACTACCCGGAGCGCCCCGTCTCGGCGATGGACGGCTACGCGTTTGCGTGGAGAGAGGATTTGAGCGAGCTCGAGCTCATCACCGACCTGCCCGCAGGTAGCGATAAAGGGCTAAAAGTCGAGGGCGTAAAATGCGTCAAAACATTCACCGGCTCGCTAATGAGCGAAGGCACCGACACGCTAATCCCGGTCGAAAACGTCGAGGTCGTAGGTAGCAAGGTCGTGATCAAAAAGCCCGTGCCAAAGGGCTTTGCCGTGCGCGAAGTGGGCGAAAGCTACAAAAAAGGCGAAATCCTAATCAAAAAAGGAGCGACGATAGGCTACGCCGAGACTGCGTTGCTAGCCGAGCTTGGGATCTTTAACGTTAGCGTATTCGTGCGGCCTAGAGTCGCGGTACTGGCGACCGGAAGCGAGATAAAAGACCTCGGAGAGCCGCTAGAAAACGCCGCGCAGATCCACAGCTCAAACCACGTAGGTATCGCGGCGATGGTGCGCAAAATGGGCGGCGAACCCGTGCTGTGCGAGATAGTACGCGACCGCGCCGAACTCGTAAAAGACGCCATCGTCCGCGCGCTAAAATCAGCCGACGTGCTCGTCACCACGGGCGGCATCAGCATGGGCGACTACGACTTCGTAAAAGGCGCGCTGGGCGAAAATTTCGACATCATCATCGACGGCGCCGCGATCAAACCTGGCCGCCACATCAAGGTCGCAAAAGCGGGCGAAAAATATATATTTGCACTGCCTGGCTTTCCATACTCGGCGATGGTGATGTGCGTGCTCTACGTGCGCGTGCTGCTAAATGCGTGGTTTGGCGCTAGCGAGCCTAAAATCACGGCCATCATGGACGAGGACTACAAAAAACGCTCGCCGTTTTTGGAATTTACGGCGGTAAATTTGGTCAATCGAGACGGCAAAATTTACGTAAATTTAGACGGCAAAAAGCTTGGCAGCTCGGCGATCGTAAACAACCTCACGGGAGGCGCCGCGCTTTTAATCATCCCAAAAGAAACCGAATTTATAGCAAAGGGCGAGATAGTCGAAGTGCTGAAAATGGTTTAA
- the yedE gene encoding YedE family putative selenium transporter: protein MNFSNSKWFIVSGAALGALGALLVYFGNPGNMGICAACFLRDTAGALGFHRAGVVQYVRPEIIGLILGGFLASVLWTKEFSATTGSSPFVRFFLGFFAMIGCLVFLGCPWRAFLRLGGGDMTAVAGVVGIFAGVCAGVFFKKLGYGLTHETKTQAAIGVLPTVMGILLLAALAFGLKLGENGALFTSAKGPGSMHAPILISLGFSVVVGALMHKSKFCSVGAFGRLFKGDFSMFMGIISIVVFASIVNLALGQYKFGFEGQPIAHNDVLWNFLSMTLAGLCFSLSEGCPGKHLVQMGTGNLSSVIFVIGMAAGAAVAHNFLLASSPSAITAAAPWAVAIGFVFAVYVGFFHKKAA, encoded by the coding sequence ATGAATTTTTCAAATTCAAAATGGTTTATCGTTTCAGGTGCGGCGCTCGGCGCTCTGGGTGCACTGCTCGTGTATTTTGGCAACCCAGGCAACATGGGCATTTGCGCGGCTTGCTTTTTGCGCGATACGGCGGGCGCGCTGGGCTTTCACCGCGCCGGCGTCGTGCAGTACGTGCGCCCCGAGATCATCGGGCTCATTTTGGGCGGCTTTTTAGCTAGCGTGCTTTGGACGAAGGAGTTTAGTGCGACTACGGGCTCGTCGCCTTTCGTGCGTTTTTTTCTCGGATTTTTCGCGATGATTGGCTGCCTCGTGTTTTTGGGTTGCCCGTGGAGGGCGTTTTTGCGTCTCGGCGGCGGCGATATGACGGCGGTTGCTGGAGTTGTCGGTATTTTTGCGGGCGTGTGTGCGGGCGTATTTTTCAAAAAGCTCGGCTACGGCCTCACGCACGAGACTAAAACTCAGGCCGCGATAGGCGTTTTGCCGACGGTTATGGGTATTTTGCTGCTTGCTGCGCTTGCGTTTGGACTAAAGCTCGGCGAAAACGGCGCGCTTTTTACCTCTGCAAAGGGCCCTGGCTCCATGCACGCTCCGATCCTGATCTCGCTTGGTTTTAGCGTAGTCGTGGGCGCGCTAATGCATAAAAGCAAATTTTGCAGCGTAGGGGCGTTTGGTAGGCTTTTTAAAGGGGATTTCTCGATGTTTATGGGCATTATCAGTATCGTCGTTTTTGCTAGCATCGTAAATTTAGCGCTTGGGCAGTATAAATTTGGCTTCGAAGGCCAGCCTATCGCGCACAACGACGTGCTTTGGAACTTCCTTAGCATGACGCTGGCCGGGCTTTGCTTTAGCCTGAGCGAAGGCTGCCCGGGTAAGCATCTCGTACAAATGGGTACCGGCAATCTAAGCTCGGTAATCTTTGTTATCGGTATGGCGGCGGGCGCGGCCGTAGCGCATAACTTCTTGCTCGCTAGCTCTCCGAGCGCCATAACGGCTGCGGCTCCGTGGGCGGTGGCGATAGGGTTTGTTTTTGCGGTTTATGTGGGATTTTTTCACAAAAAAGCTGCTTGA
- a CDS encoding molybdopterin synthase catalytic subunit produces MQIFEGSLDAKAITNAWYDEFKDKNCGALITFTGVVREEGGISALSFDIYEPILRKWLAGWEQKAKDLGAYVLFAHSRGDVPVHESSYVAGVVSPQRKVALRLINEFVEDFKANAPIWKYDVVEGERIYAKERSQAIKGAGLLG; encoded by the coding sequence ATGCAGATTTTTGAAGGAAGCCTAGACGCTAAAGCGATCACAAATGCCTGGTACGACGAGTTTAAAGACAAAAACTGCGGCGCGCTCATCACGTTTACGGGCGTCGTGCGCGAGGAAGGCGGCATAAGCGCTCTTAGCTTTGATATCTACGAGCCGATCCTGCGCAAATGGCTAGCGGGCTGGGAGCAAAAGGCGAAGGATCTGGGCGCATACGTGCTTTTTGCACATTCTCGCGGAGACGTGCCGGTGCACGAGAGCTCCTACGTCGCAGGCGTGGTAAGCCCGCAAAGAAAGGTCGCCTTGCGGCTAATAAACGAGTTCGTAGAGGACTTTAAGGCTAATGCACCGATCTGGAAATACGACGTCGTGGAAGGCGAACGCATCTACGCAAAAGAGCGCAGTCAGGCGATAAAAGGTGCAGGACTTTTAGGCTAA
- a CDS encoding MoaD/ThiS family protein → MVEIEFLGPIKMENLKLEATNLSEVKEKLGEYAQLKEWLKICAVAVNDEIASSLDAPLKDGDKISILPPVCGG, encoded by the coding sequence ATGGTAGAAATCGAGTTTTTGGGCCCAATCAAAATGGAAAATTTAAAGCTAGAAGCAACAAATTTAAGCGAAGTAAAAGAAAAACTAGGCGAATACGCGCAGCTTAAAGAGTGGCTAAAAATCTGCGCCGTCGCCGTAAATGACGAGATCGCGAGCTCTCTAGACGCGCCGCTAAAAGACGGGGATAAAATTTCCATTTTACCGCCGGTTTGCGGAGGTTAA
- the nspC gene encoding carboxynorspermidine decarboxylase, giving the protein MNEILSKIKTPAYVCEEAKVRGNLEILKRVKDESGAKVLVALKGFAFSGVMGLVGEYLDGATCSGLHEAKFAAKYARGEIHTYSPAFKDEDIDEVLALSKHVVFNSFAQWAKFKQKALAAGVTCGLRVNPELSVAPTDAYNPCGRYSRLGITRANFDADALDGIAGLHFHALCEESAQSLETVLMAFEEKFGEFIPRMKWVNFGGGHHVTKEGYDVDLLINLIKNFRAKYGVEVYIEPGEAVGWQTGFLAASVLDFVQNEKTIAILDVSAEAHMPDTVLMPYRPAVRGESKGGKFSYRFGGNTCLAGDIVGLDAGESEYKFNAPLSVGDKVIFEDQIHYTIVKNTTFNGIKLPDLLLLKENGELVTVREFGFEEYERRN; this is encoded by the coding sequence ATGAACGAAATATTAAGCAAAATAAAAACGCCCGCCTACGTCTGCGAAGAGGCCAAGGTGCGTGGGAATCTAGAAATTTTAAAACGCGTCAAGGATGAAAGCGGCGCGAAGGTGCTAGTCGCCCTAAAAGGCTTTGCATTTAGCGGCGTGATGGGGCTTGTCGGCGAGTATCTAGACGGTGCGACGTGCAGCGGCCTGCACGAAGCTAAATTTGCCGCAAAATACGCTCGAGGCGAGATACACACGTATTCTCCCGCTTTTAAAGACGAGGACATAGATGAGGTGCTAGCGCTCTCAAAACACGTGGTCTTTAACTCCTTTGCGCAGTGGGCGAAATTTAAGCAAAAAGCCCTAGCTGCGGGCGTTACCTGTGGGCTTCGCGTAAATCCCGAGCTCTCCGTCGCGCCGACTGACGCTTATAACCCGTGCGGCAGGTATAGCCGCCTAGGTATCACGCGCGCAAATTTTGACGCTGACGCGCTTGATGGTATCGCGGGACTGCATTTTCACGCGCTTTGCGAGGAGAGCGCGCAGAGTCTGGAGACCGTGCTGATGGCGTTTGAGGAGAAATTCGGCGAGTTTATCCCGCGTATGAAATGGGTAAATTTCGGCGGCGGACATCACGTAACCAAAGAGGGCTACGATGTGGATCTGCTCATAAATTTGATCAAAAACTTCCGCGCAAAATACGGCGTCGAGGTCTATATAGAGCCTGGCGAAGCGGTGGGCTGGCAGACGGGATTTTTGGCTGCTTCGGTGCTTGATTTTGTACAAAACGAAAAAACCATAGCGATCCTAGACGTCTCGGCCGAGGCGCATATGCCAGACACCGTGCTGATGCCGTACCGACCGGCCGTGCGAGGCGAGAGCAAGGGCGGTAAATTTAGCTACCGTTTCGGCGGAAACACCTGTCTGGCCGGCGATATCGTGGGGCTTGACGCCGGAGAGTCCGAGTATAAATTTAACGCGCCGCTAAGCGTGGGCGATAAGGTGATATTTGAGGATCAGATCCACTACACGATCGTGAAAAACACGACCTTTAACGGTATAAAGCTGCCTGATTTGCTGCTTTTAAAAGAAAACGGCGAGCTTGTTACCGTGCGGGAATTTGGCTTTGAAGAGTATGAGAGGCGAAACTAA
- a CDS encoding formate dehydrogenase subunit gamma: MTRIFSLLSVFACWAFAIEASPSTNQYQSNIWAAGRIENIKPYEDGLGPIFTFIQGNDYFAIAVLSLILAVIGAFALHFLIIGPKHFSHAGNKVFAFSIIERVSHGAAAIAWIVLIPTGVIMMWGAELGGGAFVRFCKDIHGLATILFAVSVPPMLIAWTVRMLPAVYDIRWMLIVGGYLSKVKRPVPAGKFNAGQKAWYWVAIPGGIVMILTGAAMFFLDFRAPDVASWLGVSQIEILRASALIHNVLGIVCAVFFLVHIYMAAIAIHGAIWSMITGYKEEEEVYVLHHYWYQELISKNKIPVSEYEKTYPKLK, from the coding sequence ATGACGAGAATTTTTAGTTTGCTTTCGGTTTTCGCCTGTTGGGCCTTCGCTATCGAGGCGAGTCCTAGCACGAACCAGTACCAGAGCAATATCTGGGCTGCTGGTAGAATCGAAAACATCAAGCCTTACGAAGACGGTTTGGGACCGATTTTTACTTTTATTCAGGGTAACGACTACTTTGCTATAGCCGTTTTGTCGCTGATTTTAGCCGTGATTGGTGCATTTGCTTTGCATTTTTTGATTATCGGGCCAAAGCATTTTAGCCACGCGGGCAACAAAGTCTTTGCGTTTAGCATCATCGAGCGCGTATCTCACGGTGCTGCGGCGATCGCATGGATAGTGCTTATACCGACGGGTGTCATCATGATGTGGGGCGCAGAGCTTGGCGGCGGCGCGTTTGTTAGATTTTGCAAAGACATCCACGGATTAGCTACGATTTTATTTGCCGTTTCGGTGCCTCCGATGCTGATAGCTTGGACAGTGAGGATGCTACCTGCGGTTTATGATATCAGATGGATGCTGATCGTCGGCGGATATCTCTCAAAGGTTAAACGTCCAGTACCTGCGGGCAAATTTAACGCCGGCCAAAAGGCGTGGTACTGGGTGGCTATCCCTGGCGGTATCGTGATGATACTAACCGGTGCTGCGATGTTTTTCCTTGACTTTAGGGCTCCAGACGTTGCGAGCTGGCTTGGCGTATCGCAGATCGAAATTTTAAGAGCTTCTGCACTAATTCATAACGTGCTTGGCATCGTGTGTGCAGTATTTTTCCTAGTGCACATCTACATGGCGGCCATCGCTATCCACGGCGCTATCTGGTCGATGATAACGGGCTATAAAGAAGAAGAAGAGGTTTACGTACTTCACCACTACTGGTACCAAGAGCTCATCTCCAAAAATAAAATCCCCGTATCTGAATACGAAAAAACTTATCCAAAATTAAAATAA
- the yedF gene encoding sulfurtransferase-like selenium metabolism protein YedF has protein sequence MQIDCRNLACPEPVIRTKNALESLKVGEKLEILVNSIAPKENISRFLKNQNVEFSVEQNGAETKITAVKGESKLELANFDEFVCEITPKAKKTALYLNEERAGSGDVGVNLLAKFLGALLQVKNKPEYVICVNNAIKMTTNRAHASFKPLKDLEAAGVKILSCGSCLEAYKLVSDLSVGEMSNAYEVMQILTTHEQIKL, from the coding sequence ATGCAAATCGATTGTAGAAATTTGGCTTGCCCTGAGCCCGTTATCAGGACTAAAAATGCGCTCGAGAGCCTAAAAGTCGGCGAAAAGCTTGAGATTTTAGTAAATTCTATCGCTCCAAAAGAAAACATTAGCCGTTTTTTAAAAAATCAAAACGTCGAATTTAGCGTAGAGCAAAACGGCGCCGAAACAAAAATCACCGCCGTTAAGGGCGAATCAAAGCTTGAGTTAGCAAATTTTGACGAATTCGTCTGCGAAATCACGCCAAAGGCTAAAAAAACAGCCCTTTATTTAAATGAAGAGCGTGCCGGTAGCGGCGACGTAGGCGTTAATTTGCTGGCTAAATTTTTAGGCGCGCTTTTGCAGGTAAAAAATAAACCCGAATACGTAATCTGTGTAAATAACGCCATCAAAATGACGACGAACCGCGCGCATGCGAGCTTTAAACCGCTTAAGGATTTAGAGGCTGCGGGCGTTAAAATTTTAAGCTGCGGCAGCTGCCTAGAAGCGTATAAGCTCGTAAGCGACCTAAGCGTCGGCGAGATGTCAAACGCCTACGAAGTAATGCAAATTTTAACTACGCACGAGCAAATCAAACTATGA
- the selD gene encoding selenide, water dikinase SelD codes for MIYNDKRLTKFVRAAGUAAKLDPSGLNKTIGDLNLAHPNLLSNIGTNEDASVFKITDDIALVQTLDFITPVADDPFVFGQIAAANSLSDVFAMGGKVLNALNIVGFDSCNLSGEILGEILRGGQDKVAECGGVIVGGHTIETQQMYYGLSVTGVVSPGSFWSNNTAREGDALILTKPLGTGILSTAIKADLLNLTQIEQAVETMLQLNFYAVDALKGISVTAATDVTGFGFLGHLSEMLSDKISFEIYPGNVPVIATAREFADMGIIPEGSYKNREFASKFVGGEADILLYDAQTSGGLLLAVPQSEANLALSRLKEAGYESSAVVGIAKKRGEYGINLR; via the coding sequence ATGATTTATAACGACAAACGTCTCACGAAATTCGTCCGAGCGGCGGGTTGAGCGGCCAAGCTTGACCCGTCGGGTCTAAACAAAACTATCGGCGATTTAAATTTAGCTCACCCAAATTTGCTCTCAAACATCGGTACTAACGAGGACGCGAGCGTCTTTAAGATCACAGACGACATCGCGCTCGTGCAGACGCTAGACTTTATCACGCCGGTGGCGGACGATCCGTTTGTATTCGGCCAGATCGCGGCTGCAAACAGCCTAAGTGACGTGTTTGCGATGGGCGGCAAGGTACTAAACGCGCTAAATATCGTCGGTTTTGACAGCTGCAACCTAAGCGGCGAAATTTTGGGCGAAATTTTACGCGGTGGACAGGACAAAGTCGCCGAGTGCGGCGGCGTGATCGTCGGCGGACACACGATAGAGACGCAGCAGATGTATTACGGACTTAGCGTCACGGGTGTTGTTTCGCCAGGCTCCTTTTGGTCAAACAACACCGCGCGAGAGGGCGACGCGCTCATACTCACAAAGCCGCTAGGAACTGGCATTTTAAGCACGGCGATCAAAGCCGATCTGCTAAATTTAACCCAAATCGAGCAGGCCGTCGAGACGATGCTACAGCTAAATTTCTATGCCGTGGACGCGCTAAAAGGCATCAGCGTAACGGCAGCGACCGATGTCACGGGATTTGGCTTTTTAGGACATTTAAGCGAAATGCTAAGCGATAAAATCAGCTTTGAAATTTACCCCGGTAACGTGCCCGTGATAGCGACCGCGCGCGAGTTTGCCGATATGGGCATCATCCCTGAGGGAAGCTACAAAAACCGCGAATTTGCGAGTAAATTCGTTGGCGGCGAGGCAGATATATTGCTCTACGACGCGCAGACTTCGGGTGGGTTGCTACTAGCGGTACCGCAAAGCGAGGCAAATTTAGCTCTTTCTCGTCTAAAAGAGGCCGGCTACGAAAGTAGCGCGGTCGTGGGCATAGCTAAAAAGCGCGGCGAATACGGCATAAATTTACGGTAA
- a CDS encoding disulfide bond formation protein B, translated as MSFFNEKNFDFIMASAVLLVLAIPVGIANIYLGYVIGEGPCTLCWWERIGMVVVGVAGILILRYGLKVRYIAAVLFGAAYGIFMTLRHASFSLYRDVGMGFGGDIFGAHTYTWGILVYWVVVVAMGLMMLFAKDKVVSYDISRSDTRIKPLSAYSKFVIALSLFVILSNAVQALISAGIPPYSGKGDPERISLNNTWTSGVWKRFEKPFSFVGANVVEDPFIAGEPKEISVKFNSDPSAGAFVDVKPALSVKNSFPLPFETKGIFGKGVTSGLAYNAKNDTFGISNTEGGVYFTDANFKEIAHAIIDKPNGRNIKKAVASTFVSDMLVTTGFNKTTFAVKPAQNVDAYHEWRYFRESSGGLESAWKFDRPALLTIRAKKQYVLTLAKDPQSTYMYMITVPNERAKNLILIKVDSKDKMLSGETIVTSGLALKDKRDLKDYYVTAGDIAGGKFLAYSKNYNTLLVIDLADAKITDAYAMPQIGDISGLAIKGGSIYALTHKDGKVNVVELNNPLGE; from the coding sequence ATGAGTTTTTTTAACGAGAAAAATTTCGATTTTATCATGGCTAGCGCGGTCTTGCTCGTGCTTGCTATCCCCGTCGGTATCGCAAATATTTATCTTGGCTACGTCATCGGCGAGGGGCCTTGCACGCTTTGCTGGTGGGAGCGTATCGGCATGGTCGTGGTCGGCGTCGCGGGTATCTTGATACTGCGCTATGGGCTAAAGGTGCGCTATATAGCCGCCGTGCTTTTTGGCGCTGCGTACGGTATTTTTATGACGCTTAGGCACGCTAGTTTTAGCTTGTATAGAGACGTAGGTATGGGCTTTGGCGGCGATATATTCGGCGCACACACCTATACGTGGGGCATTTTGGTGTACTGGGTTGTGGTCGTAGCGATGGGGCTGATGATGCTTTTTGCTAAAGACAAGGTCGTCTCGTACGATATCTCGCGCTCTGACACTAGGATCAAGCCTCTTAGCGCGTATTCAAAATTTGTGATCGCATTAAGCCTATTTGTGATCCTATCAAATGCCGTTCAAGCGCTCATCTCAGCAGGGATCCCGCCATATAGCGGCAAGGGAGATCCTGAGCGCATCAGTCTAAATAATACTTGGACTTCAGGCGTTTGGAAAAGGTTTGAAAAGCCGTTTTCATTTGTCGGCGCAAACGTCGTTGAGGATCCGTTTATAGCGGGTGAGCCTAAAGAGATAAGCGTCAAATTTAACTCTGATCCAAGCGCCGGCGCGTTTGTTGACGTAAAACCTGCGCTTAGCGTGAAAAACAGCTTCCCGCTTCCTTTTGAGACGAAGGGGATTTTTGGCAAAGGCGTAACGAGCGGACTTGCGTATAACGCTAAAAACGATACTTTTGGTATCTCAAACACCGAAGGCGGCGTTTATTTTACGGATGCGAATTTTAAAGAGATCGCTCACGCCATCATCGACAAGCCAAACGGCCGAAATATCAAAAAGGCCGTCGCATCGACCTTTGTCAGCGATATGCTGGTGACTACGGGCTTTAACAAAACAACATTTGCCGTTAAACCTGCCCAAAATGTGGACGCGTATCACGAGTGGAGATACTTTAGAGAGAGTAGCGGCGGACTCGAGTCTGCGTGGAAATTTGACCGCCCGGCGCTTTTAACGATAAGAGCGAAAAAACAATACGTCCTAACGCTCGCAAAAGACCCACAGAGCACCTATATGTATATGATCACGGTGCCAAACGAGCGCGCTAAGAACTTGATCCTCATAAAAGTCGATAGCAAAGATAAGATGCTAAGCGGCGAAACTATCGTGACTTCGGGCCTTGCGCTAAAAGATAAACGCGACCTAAAAGACTACTATGTCACGGCCGGCGATATCGCGGGTGGTAAGTTTTTGGCCTACTCCAAAAACTACAACACCCTGCTCGTGATCGACCTTGCCGACGCAAAGATAACGGATGCCTACGCGATGCCGCAAATCGGCGACATCTCCGGACTGGCGATAAAGGGCGGCAGCATCTACGCTCTAACTCATAAAGACGGCAAAGTAAATGTCGTAGAGCTAAATAATCCTCTGGGCGAGTAA
- a CDS encoding NAD(P)H-dependent oxidoreductase → MNFLESMKFRHACKVFDENKKISAGEFDFILEAGRLSPSSVGLEQWDFVVVQNEQLRQKIREASWNQVQITSCSHLVVILAKVAEVKSVGEYVEKMIDRRGDKAPEMIAARKKFYGDFLEGRFHRDDELVFHWSSKQCYIAAANMMTAAASLGIDSCPIEGFDAAALNKILGLDTSKQRVCLMVPFGYRVKPQPKRYRRELSDVVKWIY, encoded by the coding sequence ATGAATTTTTTAGAATCGATGAAATTTCGTCATGCGTGCAAAGTTTTTGACGAAAACAAGAAAATCAGCGCGGGCGAATTTGACTTTATTTTGGAGGCGGGTAGGCTAAGTCCTAGCTCGGTCGGGCTTGAGCAGTGGGACTTCGTCGTCGTGCAAAATGAGCAGCTCAGGCAAAAGATCCGCGAAGCCTCGTGGAATCAAGTGCAAATCACCTCTTGCTCGCATTTAGTAGTCATACTAGCTAAAGTCGCCGAGGTAAAAAGCGTAGGCGAATACGTGGAAAAAATGATCGACCGCCGCGGAGATAAGGCGCCCGAGATGATCGCCGCGAGGAAGAAATTTTACGGCGATTTTTTAGAGGGACGCTTTCATCGCGATGACGAGCTAGTTTTTCACTGGTCGAGCAAACAGTGCTACATCGCGGCGGCAAATATGATGACCGCGGCGGCGAGCCTGGGCATCGATAGCTGCCCTATCGAGGGCTTTGATGCAGCGGCGTTAAATAAAATTTTAGGCCTTGACACGAGCAAGCAGCGCGTGTGCCTCATGGTGCCGTTTGGATACCGCGTCAAGCCGCAACCAAAAAGATACCGCCGCGAACTAAGCGACGTCGTGAAATGGATTTACTAA
- a CDS encoding DUF459 domain-containing protein gives MRAFFGVFIAFFTLIALFLRPLSNYYEAKYQKDFFITDERAMALSDKFISAAEDGLQSAKSAIDKLMGIFSGDKKQVATSPKMEQNLTASQIEPANLNTQNTQNLTPSIGTVKDVNLTAQTAQLPAKTALNLDKNSSLASNLTPSAPSKTNKSATFDIELNENLGVILIGDSIMQGFGWGFENALKTSKISIKNMARASTGLTNKKFYNWSEELNAALASLENRPQNLLIFALFGANDAYSYTFDEQALDFGTDAWREAYEGRIAEIYEIAGEHGAQVVWLGVPCMKSEKFDKKMKALNLIYKDSAQKYGARYIDISGAICDNGKYLKEGADKKPLRKDDGMHISMNGAKKIAVYVVDKLLNGQSDNF, from the coding sequence ATGAGAGCGTTTTTTGGGGTATTTATCGCGTTTTTTACGCTGATTGCGCTATTTTTGAGACCGCTGTCAAACTACTACGAAGCCAAATACCAAAAGGATTTTTTCATCACGGACGAGCGAGCGATGGCGCTGAGCGATAAATTTATAAGCGCGGCAGAGGACGGCTTGCAGAGCGCAAAATCTGCTATCGATAAACTTATGGGTATTTTTTCGGGCGATAAAAAACAGGTCGCAACTAGCCCTAAAATGGAGCAAAATTTAACCGCCTCGCAAATCGAACCGGCAAATTTAAACACTCAAAATACGCAAAATTTAACGCCTAGTATCGGCACGGTAAAAGATGTAAATTTGACTGCGCAAACAGCTCAATTACCAGCTAAAACCGCTTTAAATTTAGATAAAAACAGCTCGCTAGCCTCAAATTTAACGCCGAGCGCTCCGAGCAAAACAAATAAATCCGCGACTTTTGATATCGAGCTAAATGAAAATTTAGGTGTTATTTTGATAGGCGACTCCATAATGCAAGGCTTTGGCTGGGGCTTTGAAAATGCGCTAAAAACGAGCAAAATCTCAATCAAAAATATGGCAAGAGCAAGCACGGGGCTAACAAATAAGAAATTTTACAACTGGAGCGAGGAGCTAAATGCGGCGCTAGCAAGCCTAGAAAATCGCCCGCAAAATCTGCTGATATTCGCGCTTTTTGGCGCAAACGACGCTTATAGCTACACGTTTGACGAGCAGGCGCTGGACTTTGGCACCGACGCATGGCGCGAGGCGTATGAGGGCAGGATCGCCGAGATCTACGAGATCGCGGGAGAGCACGGCGCACAGGTCGTGTGGCTGGGGGTTCCGTGCATGAAGAGCGAGAAATTTGACAAAAAAATGAAGGCGCTAAACCTGATCTACAAGGACTCGGCGCAAAAGTACGGCGCGCGCTACATCGATATCAGCGGCGCAATCTGCGATAACGGCAAGTATCTAAAAGAAGGTGCCGACAAAAAGCCGCTGCGCAAGGACGACGGCATGCACATCAGCATGAACGGCGCTAAAAAGATCGCCGTCTACGTCGTGGATAAGCTACTAAACGGGCAGAGCGATAATTTTTAG